GAAGAAAAACGACGAGCCGTAAGCCCGGCCCGTCGAATGTTCCCATACTTTCGTATGAATGTACGTTTATCGTCATATAGAGTAGATAGATTACATACGTTCGTGGAAGCTACGGCTGATAACTTCCAGTTGGTGTTCGCGGCTCAACTTCACGAAGTTTACGGCATAACCGGAAACGCGGATTGTAAGCTGCGGATATTTCTCAGGATGTTCCATTGCGTCATAAAGCATGTCACGGTTCAGAACGTTTACGTTCAAGTGGTGAGCGCCTTTGGTGAAGTAGCCGTCCATCATAGTGACCAAGTTGTCTATACGGTCTTCTGCGGTAGCTCCCAGTGATTTCGGAACGATGGAGAAGGTGTTGCTGATACCATCTTGTGAGTCACGGTAACGAAGTTTCGCTACGGAGCTCAGAGAGGCGATAGCACCGTTCTTGTCGCGTCCGTGCATCGGATTGGCACCCGGAGCGAAGGCAACGCCTTTGGCGCGTCCGTCGGGAGTGGCTCCGGTCTTTTTACCGTACATCACGTTAGAAGTGATTGTCAGCAATGAAAGGGTAGGACGGGCATTCTTGTAAACAGGCAACTTCTTCAATTCTTCGCTGAAGAAATATACCAGGTCAACGCCCAGGTGGTCTACCTTGTCATTGTCATTTCCGAAGCAAGGGAATTCGCCTTCGATGTCGAAACCTTCCGTCAGGCCGATGTCGTTGCGGCGGGCAGTGACTTTCGCATATTTGATAGCTGACAGTGAGTCGAGCGCGATGGAAAGTCCGGCTACGCCGTATGCAAGGTTGATGCGCGGGTTGGTATCTACGAGAGCCATCTGTGCCTTTTCGTAGTAATACTTATCGTGCATATAATGGATAATGTTCATCGCTTCGTTGTAAACACGGGCGATTTCAATCAATACCTTCTTGTAGTTGTCCATTACTTCTTCGAATTTCAGCGTGTCGCTGGTCAGTACGGGGATATTTTTCACCATGACTGTACCTGTGTTTTCGCAACGTCCGCCGTTGATGGCAAGCAGCAGGGCTTTAGCCAGGTTGCAGCGTGCGCCGAAGAACTGGATTTGCTTTCCTATCTCTTGGTAAGATACACAGCAGGCGATTCCGTAGTCGTCCGACTGGCGTACTTCGCGCATCAGGTCGTCGTTTTCGTACTGGATGGAAGAAGTGTCGATAGATACCTTTGCACAGAATTCTTTGAAACCTTCCGGCAGTTCCGGGCTCCACAATACAGTCAGGTTCGGTTCCGGTGAAGGGCCGAGGTTGTACAGTGTTTGCAGGAAGCGGAAGGAAGTCTTTGTCACTTTGGTGCGTCCGTCGTTGAGACGTCCACCCAGAGATTCGGTTACCCAGGTCGGGTCGCCGGCAAAGATATCGTTGTATGATTGCATGCGCAGATGGCGTACCATGCGCAGTTTGATGACGAACTGGTCGATAAGTTCCTGTGCGAAAGATTCGGTGATGGTTCCTTTGCTCAGTTCATATTCCATGTAGATGTCGAGGAAAGAAGAAACATTTCCTAGTGACATGGCTGCTCCGTCTTGTTCCTTAACGGCAGCAAGGTAAGCCATATATACCCATTGAACGGCTTCTTGTGCAGTGTAGGCGGGGCGGCTCAAGTCGAGTCCGTAGTATTCGCCCATTACTTTCATTTCCTTCAGTGCTTTGATTTGCTCTGCCACTTCTTCGCGAAGGCGGATACGGGCGTCGGTCATCGGGCCGGTCAGGTTGTGAAGGTCTTCTTTCTTGGCTTCAATCAGTCGGTCGATACCGTAAAGAGCCATACGGCGGTAGTCGCCGATGATACGTCCGCGGGCGTAGTTGTCAGGAAGTCCGGTAAGGAATCCCAGTGAGCGGAACGAGCGGATTTCTTCGGTATATACGTCGAATACGCCGTCGTTGTGTGTCTTGCGGTAGTGAGTGAATATGTCTTTTACGCGGTCGTCCACTTCCACACCGTTTTCGTGGCAAGCCTTGCTCACTACGTTGATACCGCCGAAAGGCTTGATGGCACGTTTCAGCAGTTCATCTGTTTGCAGACCGACAATCAGTTCGTTTTCCTTGTCGATATATCCGGCTTTGTGAGACGAGATGGTAGATACGGTAGCATTATCAAGTGAGCGGACGCCGTTGTTTGCTCTTTCTTCTGCCAGTGCTTCGAGGCAGATGTTCCATACGGCTTTTGTGCGTTCGGTGGGTCCTTCGAGGAAAGAAGCATCTCCGTAATACGGAGTAATGTTATGACTTACGAAATCCCTGACGTTGATTTCGCTGCTCCAAAGACCGTCTTTAAAGATCTTATTTAATTCCATAAATGATAAAATTAGAGGTTGTAGTTATCCTTTTCTTTAGAGCGCACAAAGTTACAATCATTTTTCATATAATCAGCATAAATATGCCATGTTTTATGCTTTTCAACATAAAATACCTAGATATTGCTATCCTTTGGAAATCTTCCCGGAATTTTTTTTCGTGTTAACTCTTGCATGTTTAAAAAAACTTCGTACCTTTGCACCGCTTTTAACGAAAAGCACTTCTGATGAAGAAGTTTTGGAGAGGTGGCAGAGTGGTCGATTGCGGCGGTCTTGAAAACCGTTGAAGGTAACACTTCCGGGGGTTCGAATCCCTCCCTCTCCGCTGGAAAACTGAAATTTAAGTAAGTTTTGAGGAATAATACCCAGTTATACATTACTTAGGAAATGTAGAATTGGGTATTTTTATTTTATTCTTGCCGGACAGTCTTTTGCATGTTTTGAAATACGACTTATCTTCTATTAATACAATTTCTTGTTCTCGGTATATCGGTCGGGGTGACCGCTATATCTCTTGCCCAATGAGCTTTTACCGGTAGATTGGCAGAATCTCTGTCGGTTGTTTCTTTAATGGATTAAAAAAAGAATTGTTTATGCTGAGAAATTTCGTCATATTGTTTCCTGCATTTGTTTCATTATTTTGGGCGTTGCTCTTTATGATGAGATGGAAGCGTAATTCCCGTTCGCAAAACATATGGGCTGTGGCTCTGTTGCTTTTGTCCAACTCCATGTCCATAGCGGCTCTTTATTGGCATGATTATGAAGATTATAGTCTTATATATAAATTGGATGTGCTCGAAACAATTTCTACTCTTTCGTTTATTCCGGTGGTTTTCCTGTATTTTGAGCGGTTGACAGGAGTGAAAAAGAAAGGACAGATTTTTAGAAAGATTCTGCTTTTCATACCGCCTGTCCTTATGGGTGGTTCGACTGTTCTTTTCTATCTGATAGTCGGTGAGGAGCGGGCGGCTGAGTTTTTCAAATATATCGTGGAGCATGACGGGGCGTTGTCTCCCGGGTTTTATGAATACAGATATGTCTATATGTGTATTAATGTCTATACGTACAGTGCATTTCTGGTTGTTCAGGCGGTGCTCGTTTTTATCTATGCCGGACGCAATATTTTAATGTATCGCAAGCAGTTGGATGATTTCTTTTCCAATCTTGAGGGAAAATCAATGGACCACCATCGTGCTACTTTGAAAGGGCTTATGTTATTTTTAATACTTGTGATTGCTATTGCCGGGTCGGGGAATTTGCTGTATGTCGATTTTGGTTTTATGGTTCTTGTCTTTTTGTTCCTGTTGGGGGGAGTTATTTTCTATCTCTGCTATCATGTATATTTCATTTCTTATTCTGCCGACAATTTTATTATGGAATTGAAACTCTCTGATGAAGAAGCACTGGAGAATGGATATGGGATAATGGGTGAGGATGATTTTGGAAATGCTGATACTGGAAATATGCTCCGCGCAAAGTTGCTTCCCCAACTGACGCAGGTAATTGAAGAAGATAAGGTGTATTTGCAGAACGATCTTCGGCTGGATGACCTTGCACGGCTGCTCCATACGAATCGAACCTATATTTCACGTTTTATCAAAGAGGAATTTCAGTGTAACTTTTCTGAGTTCATAAATAGGAAACGGATTGAATATGCACAAGAACTGTTTCGTGAGTCTCCCGAAATGACGCAGGAGCAAATAGCCGAAATGTCAGGATTCACACATGCTTCTTCTTTCAGCCGTGTGTTCAAGCAATGTGCGGGAATGACTTTCAGGGAATTTCAGAAAGGGCATTAACGGCTTGCTGCCTATCCAGGGATGCGAATCATAAAAAATGTAGAATTATTTTTCCCAAATATTTGCGAGTTACGGAAACTTCCTGTACTTTTGCGCCCCGAACAAGGAGAGGTGCTCGAGTGGTTGAAGAGGCACGCCTGGAAAGCGTGTATACCCCTAAAGGGTATCACGAGTTCGAATCTCGTTCTCTCCGCTTTTTTGTTTGTTGTTAAAAAAATGTTTTAAAGCGGCTGCCTTGATTTTTCAAAGCAGCCGTTTTTATTCCGGACATTTATTCCAACTCCTCGATAATCTTCTTCACATCTATCGGTTGCAATCTTCCGTACACTTTCTCGCCAATCATCACGACCGGAGCCAGTCCGCAGGCGCCTACGCAGCGCAGGCAGTCCAATGAGAATTTTCCATCCGGTGTAGTTTCACCGACTTCGATGCCTAGTACGCGCTTGAATTCTTCGAGCAACTTCTCGGAGCCACGCACGTAACATGCCGTACCCATGCAGACGGAGATGGGATGTTTTCCTTTCGGGGTCATGGTGAAGAAGGTATAGAAGGTGACCACTCCATATACTTTCGATACGGGGATATTGAGCTTGGAAGCGATGATGCGTTGCATCTCTTCGGGCAGGTAGCCGTGCAGGTGTTGCGCTTCGTGCAAAATATTGATTAGTTCGC
The DNA window shown above is from Bacteroides faecium and carries:
- the pflB gene encoding formate C-acetyltransferase, producing MELNKIFKDGLWSSEINVRDFVSHNITPYYGDASFLEGPTERTKAVWNICLEALAEERANNGVRSLDNATVSTISSHKAGYIDKENELIVGLQTDELLKRAIKPFGGINVVSKACHENGVEVDDRVKDIFTHYRKTHNDGVFDVYTEEIRSFRSLGFLTGLPDNYARGRIIGDYRRMALYGIDRLIEAKKEDLHNLTGPMTDARIRLREEVAEQIKALKEMKVMGEYYGLDLSRPAYTAQEAVQWVYMAYLAAVKEQDGAAMSLGNVSSFLDIYMEYELSKGTITESFAQELIDQFVIKLRMVRHLRMQSYNDIFAGDPTWVTESLGGRLNDGRTKVTKTSFRFLQTLYNLGPSPEPNLTVLWSPELPEGFKEFCAKVSIDTSSIQYENDDLMREVRQSDDYGIACCVSYQEIGKQIQFFGARCNLAKALLLAINGGRCENTGTVMVKNIPVLTSDTLKFEEVMDNYKKVLIEIARVYNEAMNIIHYMHDKYYYEKAQMALVDTNPRINLAYGVAGLSIALDSLSAIKYAKVTARRNDIGLTEGFDIEGEFPCFGNDNDKVDHLGVDLVYFFSEELKKLPVYKNARPTLSLLTITSNVMYGKKTGATPDGRAKGVAFAPGANPMHGRDKNGAIASLSSVAKLRYRDSQDGISNTFSIVPKSLGATAEDRIDNLVTMMDGYFTKGAHHLNVNVLNRDMLYDAMEHPEKYPQLTIRVSGYAVNFVKLSREHQLEVISRSFHERM
- a CDS encoding helix-turn-helix domain-containing protein encodes the protein MLRNFVILFPAFVSLFWALLFMMRWKRNSRSQNIWAVALLLLSNSMSIAALYWHDYEDYSLIYKLDVLETISTLSFIPVVFLYFERLTGVKKKGQIFRKILLFIPPVLMGGSTVLFYLIVGEERAAEFFKYIVEHDGALSPGFYEYRYVYMCINVYTYSAFLVVQAVLVFIYAGRNILMYRKQLDDFFSNLEGKSMDHHRATLKGLMLFLILVIAIAGSGNLLYVDFGFMVLVFLFLLGGVIFYLCYHVYFISYSADNFIMELKLSDEEALENGYGIMGEDDFGNADTGNMLRAKLLPQLTQVIEEDKVYLQNDLRLDDLARLLHTNRTYISRFIKEEFQCNFSEFINRKRIEYAQELFRESPEMTQEQIAEMSGFTHASSFSRVFKQCAGMTFREFQKGH
- the nuoE gene encoding NADH-quinone oxidoreductase subunit NuoE, whose amino-acid sequence is MSDIKLACDVAEQVRTICDKHGNNPGELINILHEAQHLHGYLPEEMQRIIASKLNIPVSKVYGVVTFYTFFTMTPKGKHPISVCMGTACYVRGSEKLLEEFKRVLGIEVGETTPDGKFSLDCLRCVGACGLAPVVMIGEKVYGRLQPIDVKKIIEELE